A window of Myxococcus fulvus genomic DNA:
CTCGTCCACCTGCTTCTTCGCGGACTTGGATGAGCTGCACCCGCCGAGCACCAGCGCCGTCCCCAACACCACTCCCGCCAGAACCCGATGCTTCCTCGTCGACTGGAACATGAATTCCTCCTGACCGTGCGTATCGTCGCTTGCTCGACACGGTAGGCACTCGGCGACGGTGAGGCAGGAGGCACGGTGCGACACCCGACGCTGGCCTTGACGCGCCCGCTCGGGGGGCGGGCGTGGAGGAGGACGGCTCGTGAGGCCGCCTGCTCAGTGCTTCTCGAGGATGACGGCGTAGAACTCGATGCCCACGCCCTCGCGGTCCTCCTCGGTGATGTGGCCCACGGGCAGGCCCAGGAACTCCCGCACCGTCATCACCCCGCCGGGCCCGGGAGACCAGGGGCCGCACAGGTCCAGGTACTCGCGCAGCGAGTAGAGCTGGAAGGACTCGCCCATCTTCTGGAACATGCCGACGAACTGCTCCCACTTCGGCGTGCTCAGGCCGGGCGCCTTCGTCTCGAAGGTGGCGAAGAGCTTCGAGCCGGGCGCGGCCCAGTCATACAAATCCTTGAAGAACTTCCGGTTCTCCTCCGAGGAGAGGAACACGGTGATGGCGTTGGCGCCGAAGGCCACGCGCCGCTCGCCGTCCAGGAACGCGCGCACGTCGGGCCGGCGCAGGAAGTCTCCCGCGGAGCGGATGTCGCATTCCATGTAGCGCGTGCGCGGGTTGTCGCCGAGCAGGTGCTTGCCGGTGGCGATGGTGAGCGGGTTGATGTCGGTGTAGAGCACCTTGGCGTCGGGCAGCACCGAGTGGATGTGGTCGCTCGTCGGCAGTCCCGAAGCGAAGTCCACCCAGTGGTCGAAGCCGTCCGCGGACAGGCGCAGCGCGGCGGTGCGCAGGCAGCTGCGGAGCATGCGCAGCCACTTCCGGGTGGAGGGCACCAGCGAGAACATGAACTCGGCGGCCTGACGGTCCACCTCGAAGTGGTGGGTGCCGCCCAGCGTGTAGTCGTAGATGCGAGCCGCGTCGGGCACGTGGGGGTTGACGCCCGGGATGCGGGACAGCTCCTGGTTGTCCATCCTTCGCTCGCTCCTCGTGGGATAGGGGTTGCGGGTGTCTCAGGGGCGCCAGACCTCGGAGGTCGTCTCCGGCGGGCTGTCCGGCGTGGCGCGGGTGGTGCCCACCACCAGGTATGCGCCGTCGCCCAGGGGGGCGACGCGGTGGCCCGCGCGGCCGTGGGCGAGCGGTGTCCCCGGGCTCCACTGGCCCGTGGCCGGGTTCCACAGCTCCACGTCGGGGGTGGCGCCGTACGTCGTCGACTCCAGGCCGCCGGACACGGCGGCGCGTCCGTCCGGGAGCGCGGTGAGCGCGAAGCTGGAGCGGCCCAGGGCGAGCGGCGCCGTGACGCTCCACTGCTCGGTGGCGGGGTCGAAGAGCTCGGCACTCGTGAGCAGCGTGCCCTGGTGCCAGCCGCCCACCACGAGGATGCGGCCGTCGGCGAGCGTGACGCCGGCGGCGTCGTCGCGCGACGCGGTGAGCGGATGGGGCGCGGTCCTCCACGTGCGGGTGGCCGGTTCGTAGACCTCGGTGCTCATGTCGAGCGGTGGGGCCAGGTGCTGTCCCTCGATGATGGCGAAGCCGAAGCCGTTGTCGCGTCCCCCGGCGATGACGACGCGGCCCCGGCTCACGCAGACCGGGCCGATGTGGAAGATGCGGACCGTCTGGCCCGCGGGCTCCCACTCCGACGCGCCGGGCCGCAGCAGCTCCGCGCGTGTGCCGCGCTCGAGGTCATCGTCGTGGTCCGAGCCCAGCACCAGCACCGCCCCGTCCTCGAGCACCCGCGCGACGGGGTGTGAGCGCGAAGCCCGCATGGAAGGACCGGGGACGAAGCGCAGCGCGTCCGGCTCCCAGAGCACGGTGCTGGCCAGGTCCGGGTGGGCATTGTCGCGGCCGCCCACGAGCAGCACGCGCCCGTCCGGGAGCGCCACCGCCGCGTGGTCATGCCGGGGCTCCGGCAGGGGCGCCGTCTCCCGCCATTCCTGACGGAGGGTGTCCCAGAGGAAGGCGCTCGCGGACGTCCTGGGCGTGGAGCCGCCCCCCTCGGCATGCCAGCCCTGTCCGCCGGTGAGCAGCGCGCCGCCGGCCACGGGCGTCAGGCCGAAGCCCTCCAGCCAGAGCCCGGGAGCGGGAACACGTCGAGTCGCCGGGGACGGAGGGCTGCCTGTCATGCCGCCATCGTATGCCGTCCGCCCCGCGACGCGCCTGCCGCCGGGGAGGTCCACGGTGACCTGGAGACAGTCGCCGCCCGGGTGGCCGGCCCAGGGAATGACAACCTGGGAGGGCGGCCGGGACGAGGGTGTCCTGGGCAATGGCTTGTTCCGCATGCGTGTCTGGTGATTCTCTGGGGCCCGCATCGTTCCGAGGGGGGAAACATGCGCCGTGCGCCACGGGATTTCGCCGAGGCCGTCTTGTCCTGGCGGGGCACGTCCATGACGGGACGGGGCCCATGACAGGCATTGCGTGAGACGTCGTCTGGAACAGGGGGAGTCATGCAACACATCGGGAGAAGTGTGTCGGGGCTGCTGGCGGGGTGTGCCTTGCTGTGCGTGGCGCTCCTGGGGGCCTGCTCCGAGCGGGGCGCGAGCGCGGAGGGGCGCCTGGGCGCCGGCGCTCAGGCGGTGGAAGGGGTGGCCCGACAGGGGACGGTGCTGGCGGGGCGGCATCACACGCTGGCGATGCGCTCGGATGGCACGGTGTGGGCGTGGGGCGGGAATACCTTCGGCCAGCTCGGCAATGGCACCACGCGCGCGCGGCCGACGCCCGTGCGGGTCTGGCGGCTGTCTGGCATCAGCGCGATTGGCGCCGGTGAGCAGCACTCGCTGGCGCTGAAGGCGGACGGCACGGTGTGGTCCTGGGGCTGGAACAACAACGGGCAGCTCGGTGACGGCACGACGACCTCGCGCCCGGTGCCCGCGCAAATCGCGGGCCTGACGAACGTGGTGGCCATCGCCGCCGGCTTCTCGCACTCGGTGGTGCTCAAGTCGGACGGCACGGTGTGGGCGTGGGGGCTGAACGCGACGGGGCAGCTCGGCGATGGGACGACGACGCGCAGGCTTTCGCCCGTACAGGTGCAGGGGCTGACGGGCGCGGTGGCCATCGCCGCGGGCAACGTGCACTCATTGGCGCTGACGGCGGATGGCCGGCTGTGGACGTGGGGCGGCAACGCGGACGGGCAGCTCGGAACGGGGACGCTCGTGGGCCGCTCGCTCCCGGGCGCGCTGTCGGGCATGGCGGGCGTGTCCGCGCTGTCGGGCGGAGGCTCGCACTCGGTGGTGCTGAAGACGGACGGCACCGTGTGGGCGTGGGGGAAGAACGACGAGGGCCAGCTGGGCCTGGGGAACACCACCGCCAGCCTCGTGCCCACGCAGGTACCGGGCCTCACGGGCGTGGCGGCGGTGGTGGGCGGGGGCCAGCACTCGGTGGCGCTGAAGGTGGACGGCACGGTGTGGGCGTGGGGCAGCAACATCCGCGCGCAGCTGGGGGACGGGACGCAGACGCAGCGGCTGTCACCGTTCCAGGTGCCGGGGCTGACGCAGGTGCGCGGCGTCTCGGCGGGCGGCGGGCAGCACTCGGTGGCGGTGAAGGCGAGCGGCGAGGTGTGGACGTGGGGCTCCAACACCGACGG
This region includes:
- a CDS encoding Kelch repeat-containing protein → MTGSPPSPATRRVPAPGLWLEGFGLTPVAGGALLTGGQGWHAEGGGSTPRTSASAFLWDTLRQEWRETAPLPEPRHDHAAVALPDGRVLLVGGRDNAHPDLASTVLWEPDALRFVPGPSMRASRSHPVARVLEDGAVLVLGSDHDDDLERGTRAELLRPGASEWEPAGQTVRIFHIGPVCVSRGRVVIAGGRDNGFGFAIIEGQHLAPPLDMSTEVYEPATRTWRTAPHPLTASRDDAAGVTLADGRILVVGGWHQGTLLTSAELFDPATEQWSVTAPLALGRSSFALTALPDGRAAVSGGLESTTYGATPDVELWNPATGQWSPGTPLAHGRAGHRVAPLGDGAYLVVGTTRATPDSPPETTSEVWRP
- a CDS encoding SAM-dependent methyltransferase: MDNQELSRIPGVNPHVPDAARIYDYTLGGTHHFEVDRQAAEFMFSLVPSTRKWLRMLRSCLRTAALRLSADGFDHWVDFASGLPTSDHIHSVLPDAKVLYTDINPLTIATGKHLLGDNPRTRYMECDIRSAGDFLRRPDVRAFLDGERRVAFGANAITVFLSSEENRKFFKDLYDWAAPGSKLFATFETKAPGLSTPKWEQFVGMFQKMGESFQLYSLREYLDLCGPWSPGPGGVMTVREFLGLPVGHITEEDREGVGIEFYAVILEKH